The Nitrososphaerota archaeon genome has a segment encoding these proteins:
- a CDS encoding metallophosphoesterase, giving the protein MAKTQTIKIAKGLSIASPWPALLLEKENALLVSDLHIGLEDMHERKGVHIPTSILPKILKSIVTPAKELGCSKVIVLGDVKHEFGDPREEDWFGVKKLVKQLNEINCKPEVVRGNHDNYIVIILKELNIPLHEHALDLGKFLLTHGHLELYRPENRHVIMGHEHPAVSIRDDLGVKHGFKAFLNGRLLGSQITVLPSTSPLTIGTAINETPSRELLSPILRNNDLGEMVPYVAEVGTHVKEFPALKML; this is encoded by the coding sequence TTGGCGAAGACCCAAACGATCAAGATAGCCAAGGGTCTTTCCATAGCCTCTCCCTGGCCTGCGTTGTTGCTTGAAAAGGAGAATGCGTTATTGGTTTCAGATTTGCACATAGGTCTAGAGGATATGCACGAAAGAAAAGGGGTTCATATCCCAACATCGATTCTGCCAAAAATTTTGAAATCAATTGTGACTCCTGCGAAAGAGCTCGGATGCTCAAAAGTGATTGTTCTGGGAGATGTGAAGCATGAGTTTGGAGATCCGAGAGAGGAGGACTGGTTTGGGGTTAAGAAACTTGTCAAGCAGTTAAACGAAATTAATTGCAAACCTGAAGTAGTACGAGGAAATCACGACAACTATATCGTGATAATATTGAAGGAGTTGAATATCCCGTTGCATGAGCATGCACTCGATCTTGGGAAGTTTCTTCTTACGCACGGTCATCTCGAGCTTTATCGCCCTGAAAACAGGCATGTTATAATGGGGCATGAACATCCTGCAGTTTCGATCAGGGACGATCTTGGCGTCAAGCACGGTTTCAAGGCATTTCTGAATGGGAGGTTGCTGGGCTCCCAGATTACGGTACTGCCATCGACATCACCTTTGACGATAGGTACAGCAATAAACGAAACTCCCAGCAGGGAACTGCTGTCGCCTATTTTAAGAAACAACGATCTCGGAGAGATGGTACCTTACGTTGCTGAAGTCGGTACACACGTTAAAGAATTTCCTGCTCTGAAGATGTTGTAG